In the Leptospira fainei serovar Hurstbridge str. BUT 6 genome, ATTTCCTGAATCGGATTCATTTATCGTACACCCATTGACTTTTAAGATACGGTGCGGGCTTGAATTTCACCGATGAAAGATAGGATTTGATGTCGGGTCGAATATCCATTTCCTTAATGGCTGCGACCGGAAAATATCCGAATCCGGTAATCGCTTTCTCCTTTAAATTCATTTCCGGATCCAATTTTTTCACCTTTGTTAAAAAAACCAATTGTATAAGATGACGATTTCCTTTCGGGTCTATGGATTCGTTTAGAAATAGGAAAGAAGCCGAAGTGACGTCGAGTGAAAGTTCTTCCTTCAGTTCTCTCCGCAATGCTTCTTCCGCGCTCTCTCCGAATTCGATTCCACCCCCCGGCAATAACCAATAATACGAATCCTTTTTCTTCTGCTGTAAAAGCAGGATTTCTCCCTGTCTATTCCGGATCAACGCGGCGACCCGGACACGTAAGCCTTTTTTCTTGAAGAAGAATTCCATTCGAGTTCGTGAGTCAGTCTTTTATTCCGAGGATCTTAAGCATTTTGCGCGCGGCATCTTGTTCCGCAAATTTCTTATTTCGCCCCGTGCCTTCCGCCTCGTATTTATCCCGAATTCTTACGCTAACAAGAAACGTCTTCGCGTGGTCCGGTCCTGATTCCTGAATCAATCTATAGGTAGGCAGCAGCTTAAACTTCCTTTGGCATGTTTCCTGGAGAAGAGTTTTGAAATCCTTTACAGACTCCATCTTTTCAGGATTTTCCGCAAATGCTATTAAATGATTCAGAATTATTTTTTCCGCAATCTCGAGTCCTTGATCCAAATAGATCGCGCCGATAAGGGATTCGAAAAGATTTGCG is a window encoding:
- a CDS encoding NUDIX domain-containing protein; amino-acid sequence: MEFFFKKKGLRVRVAALIRNRQGEILLLQQKKKDSYYWLLPGGGIEFGESAEEALRRELKEELSLDVTSASFLFLNESIDPKGNRHLIQLVFLTKVKKLDPEMNLKEKAITGFGYFPVAAIKEMDIRPDIKSYLSSVKFKPAPYLKSQWVYDK